AATTTTTAAGGATGATGCAGAAGATAATATTCTCGACGCATTAGTTAAAACAAAATATGAAAATAAAGCTGAATTTGGGATATACCCAACTGCAGATGACCTTCGGCAGACAATAGTTCAAATAGTTTTTTTTGATGTTTTAAAAAAAAAAAATTGTATTAATGATCAGTCTTTTAAAATTTGCGATCCTGCTTGCGGAAATGGAGGACTTCTAATATCGGCAATTGACGAAATAAAAAAATACATTACAATCTCAAACGATGAAATATGTAATTTTATTTACGGTTTTGATAATTTTTATCAAATGGCTCTTTTTGCAAATATTAATATGCGGCTTAATGGTTGCTTAAAACCTAAAATATTTTATACAAACGATTCACTTGCTTCTGATATGCTCAAGCCTGAAACATTTGACTTAATTATTACGAATCCTCCTTCTTTCAAGGGAGGTATAAATGAAAAGGAGCATAAGGAAACCCTTTCTTTTTTTAGAAGCGGAATTTCTGACGGTCATTTAAATGATTATATCAGCAGTCTTGCTATGGGATCAAAACCTAATGATAAAGGAAAATGGCTGCCCGTTATAAGTATAGATCCTGCTGTTCTTTTTATTGATAGATGTCTTCAGCTTTTAAAACCAGGAGGAAGACTTGCTATAATAATACCGGAAGGTATTTTATGTAATTCAGGATATAGTTATGTAAGGCAATATCTAAGCGGAAAATCAATTGTAAAGGCCATAATAAACCTTCCTCCCTTTAGTTTTGATTTATACGGCACTGTTTCAAAAATGAGCCTTCTTTATCTTGTAAAAAAACCGTCAGACGAATTTTCAAATTTTATTTTTATGGCTGTTGCGCATCAAATGAAAACTGGAAATAAAAAAAAGATAGAATCAACAGAACTTGAAAATATAGTTGAACATTATAAAATTGGTTACAAAAATGGAAAATAATAAGATACTTGTGTTTGATTTTGACGGAACAATAGCAGATACGATAGATTTTTATTCCGACGTAATAAATAAATTAGCGTATGAATTTAATTTTAAAAAAATTAAACCAGATGAAATCCAAATTCTTAAGAATAAAACATCGCTGCAGCTAATAAAGTATTTAAACGTTCCGATTGTAAAGCTTCCGATTATCATGACAAAAGCTCATCAATATCTTAACGAAAATATTGATGAGATTAAACCTGTAAAAGGAGTGGCTGAAGTCCTTAAAATGCTTCATGAATCAGGCGTAAGAATTGGTATTCTTACATCAAATTCTTTTGAAAATGTAAAGGCATTTTTAAAGCAGCATAACATTGATTTCTTTGATTTTATAAGTTCATCTTCAAAAATTTTAGGTAAGAGAAAAAAACTAAATTCATTAGTAAAAAAATTAAATGTGTCCAAAGAAAGTATAATTTATATTGGAGATGAAACAAGGGATATTGAAGCTGCAAAAAAAGCTGGCATTAAAAATGTGGCGGTAACATGGGGGTATAATTCAAAAAAGCTTCTTTTAGAATATGAACCTGACTTTTTAATTGAAAACCCTTTAGATATTCTTAAACTTTAATTTTTAGGTGAATACGATGTTTTCAGAAAGATTAAAACAACTTATACCATATACGGCTGGAGAACAGCCCAGAGATATGAAATATCTTAAATTAAACACAAACGAAAATCCATATCCTCCTTCATTGAAAATTGAAGAATTTCTTAAATCATGTGATATAGAAAGGCTTAGGCTTTATCCGGACCCGTTAGCAAATGGACTTAGATGCGCGTTAGCAAAACGATATAAAGTAGAAGAGGAAAATATTTTTGTTGGAAATGGCTCTGATGAAGTTCTTTCTTTTGTTTTTTATGCGTTTTTTGACGATAAAAATGGACCTTTGCTTTTTCCTCAATTTACTTATAGCTTTTATCCAGTGTATTGCGGATTTTACATGATTCAATATGAAAAGATTCCTTTAGCGCAAGATTTCTCAATTAATATTAATGATTATTTAAATAAACCATCCTGCGGTATAATTTTAGCCAATCCAAATGCTCCAACAGGATGCTATATTAATCTTGAACAAATAAAACAACTTATTGAAAATTATCAAAAAGATAGAGTAATAGTTATTGATGAGGCTTATATTGACTTTGGAGGCGAAAGCGCTATAAAGCTTATAAATGATTATAATAATTTATTAATTATCAGAACATTTTCTAAGGGGATGTCCCTTGCCGGAATTAGGCTCGGGTTTGCTATTGGAAATAAGGAATTAATAGATGCTCTTTTTACAGTAAAAGATTCTTTTAACTCTTATCCCGTAGATATGCTTACTCAAAAAATAGGCGAAATCGCTATATGCGATGAAGAATATTATAAAATAATAAATACAAAAATAATAGAGACTAGGCAGTATTTTTCAGGTGAATTAATAAAAGCAGGCTGGGAAGTACTTCCTTCAAAGGCAAATTTTATTTTTGTTAGAAAAAAAGGTTTAAGCGGTAAAAATATTTATCTTAAACTAAAAGAAAGGGGGATACTTGTAAGATATTTCGATATTGAAGGCATAAAAGATTTCGTTAGAATCACAATAGGCAGGCAGGAAGATATGGAATATCTTCTTAAAGAAATGAATAATTCCTTTTTGTAAATGGAGGGTTGTTATGAGCGAAGGAAAGAAATTTGATAATCTAATAATTTTAGAAAAACTAAAAAAAATTCCTAAAATGCCAAAATTAAATTTTAGGTTTCATGGAAGAGTTGGTTCCGTTATTACAGGTTTAATTATTTTAATAGCCTTATATAATTTCTTTTTTATATACATCAAACCTAATGAATTCGGCATAAAAATTGTAAGAATCGGTATTAACCGAGGAGTTCAAGAAAAAGTTTATTTAACTGGGCTTCATTTTCTTATTCCTTTTGGAGTTCAAGAGATGCACCGACTACCAAAAGATATGCAGGTGCTTGAGTTAACAAATTTTCCAGATTTGAGTGAAGAATACGCAAGGGTAGAAAGAGCCGCTCATATCCAGACATCTGACGGTTTTTTTGTTAATGTAGATATTTCAATTATTTATAATATTAGCGATCCGTATAAAGTATTTACAACTATTGGGCCAGGTACGCTTTTTCAAGATAATGGCATTATTCCGAAAGCAGAACCTGTATTGAAAGCTACTCTCGGAGAATTAACAACTGAAGAATTTTATAACAGCCTTTTGAGGGTTGAGAGAGCTGAAGCAGCAAAAGAAATGCTCAATAAAGAGCTAAGTCAGAAAGGTATATCTATATCCCATGTTCTTGTCCGATATTTTAAATATAGTGAAGAGATTCAAAAAAATATAGAAGAAAAAAAGCTTAAAGATCAGCTCGTTTTTAAAAATCAAGCAGAAGCGAGAGCAGCCACCGAAGGAGCAAAGCTAAAAAAAATAGAACAAGAAGGCAAAGCCCTTTATGAAATAGAACTTGAAAAAGGAAAAGCTTATATAACCACAAAAAGAGCAGAAAAGGACCTTTATGTAAGAAAAAAAACTGCTGAGGGAAATCTTCTTGTAAAACTCGCTGATGCAGAAAAAGTAAGGCTTAAAAATGAAGCATTGAAGGGTGTTGGAGCTGAAAGAATGGTGGGGCTTAAAATGGCAGATGTTTATAAAGGATTAAGCGTAATTGTTCTTCCGAGTGACGGTCCGTCTGGAGTAAATCCCCTTGATGTAAACAATGCAATGAAACTTTTCGATGTTCGGAAATAAGGAGGTTCAAGATGAGAGTATTTTTAGCAGTATGTATTATAGGATTATTTTCCATGCAAGGTTGTATATCTTATTCAACAGACGAAACTGAAGTTGGCGTTAGAACTATTAAATTTGCAATTTTTGGAAAAAAAGGAGTTGAAGACAAGGCTTATCCTCCAGGTTCAACATATTTTTTTATGCCTTTTATTAATGATTGGTACACATTTGATACAAAGCTTCAAAATTTAGAAATGACCTATGACGAATATCGTGGAGATAGACGTGGACAAGATGACCTTCTTTTTAAAACAATAGATGGTAATGATATTAGTCTCGATGTTATAATTGCCTATAGAATAAACCCTGATAAAGCTCCATATATACTCCAATATGTAGCGAGAAATAACGAAATGCTTAAATCAAAAATAATACGAACTATAGCAAGAAGCAAGCCGAGAGACATTTTTGGGGAATTAAAAACAGAAGAATTTTATATTGCCGCAAGAAGAGAAGATAAGGCAATGAAAGCAAAAGAAATACTTCAGCAGATACTTGAACCGATGGGAATAATAATTGAAAAAGTATTGACAAAAAATTATCGTTTTAATCCAGCTTATCAAAAGGCAATAGAAGATAAAAAAGTTGCTGACCAACTTGTTGAAAAAAATAAATCAGCTCAACATGCAACAATGGAAGAATACAAACGAAAACTTGAGGAAGCAAAGGGAGAAGTTAACAAAATGGTTGCGGACATTGATGGAGAGTCCCGTCAAGCAACCATTGAAGTTGATGCATATTATGAAAAGCAAAGACTTACTGCTGAAGCTATAAAAGCGGAAGGCATCGCTGAAGCAAAAGGAATACAAGAAATGAATACTGCTATGGAAAGCGCTGGTGGAGCCGCT
This window of the Desulfobacterales bacterium genome carries:
- a CDS encoding SAM-dependent DNA methyltransferase, which gives rise to MASILLKDLFSEFYNEIQKFDESYLDLNQVCNELFSTGVIDKLKNGYLEIFKDDAEDNILDALVKTKYENKAEFGIYPTADDLRQTIVQIVFFDVLKKKNCINDQSFKICDPACGNGGLLISAIDEIKKYITISNDEICNFIYGFDNFYQMALFANINMRLNGCLKPKIFYTNDSLASDMLKPETFDLIITNPPSFKGGINEKEHKETLSFFRSGISDGHLNDYISSLAMGSKPNDKGKWLPVISIDPAVLFIDRCLQLLKPGGRLAIIIPEGILCNSGYSYVRQYLSGKSIVKAIINLPPFSFDLYGTVSKMSLLYLVKKPSDEFSNFIFMAVAHQMKTGNKKKIESTELENIVEHYKIGYKNGK
- a CDS encoding HAD-IIIA family hydrolase produces the protein MENNKILVFDFDGTIADTIDFYSDVINKLAYEFNFKKIKPDEIQILKNKTSLQLIKYLNVPIVKLPIIMTKAHQYLNENIDEIKPVKGVAEVLKMLHESGVRIGILTSNSFENVKAFLKQHNIDFFDFISSSSKILGKRKKLNSLVKKLNVSKESIIYIGDETRDIEAAKKAGIKNVAVTWGYNSKKLLLEYEPDFLIENPLDILKL
- a CDS encoding histidinol-phosphate transaminase: MFSERLKQLIPYTAGEQPRDMKYLKLNTNENPYPPSLKIEEFLKSCDIERLRLYPDPLANGLRCALAKRYKVEEENIFVGNGSDEVLSFVFYAFFDDKNGPLLFPQFTYSFYPVYCGFYMIQYEKIPLAQDFSININDYLNKPSCGIILANPNAPTGCYINLEQIKQLIENYQKDRVIVIDEAYIDFGGESAIKLINDYNNLLIIRTFSKGMSLAGIRLGFAIGNKELIDALFTVKDSFNSYPVDMLTQKIGEIAICDEEYYKIINTKIIETRQYFSGELIKAGWEVLPSKANFIFVRKKGLSGKNIYLKLKERGILVRYFDIEGIKDFVRITIGRQEDMEYLLKEMNNSFL
- a CDS encoding SPFH domain-containing protein yields the protein MSEGKKFDNLIILEKLKKIPKMPKLNFRFHGRVGSVITGLIILIALYNFFFIYIKPNEFGIKIVRIGINRGVQEKVYLTGLHFLIPFGVQEMHRLPKDMQVLELTNFPDLSEEYARVERAAHIQTSDGFFVNVDISIIYNISDPYKVFTTIGPGTLFQDNGIIPKAEPVLKATLGELTTEEFYNSLLRVERAEAAKEMLNKELSQKGISISHVLVRYFKYSEEIQKNIEEKKLKDQLVFKNQAEARAATEGAKLKKIEQEGKALYEIELEKGKAYITTKRAEKDLYVRKKTAEGNLLVKLADAEKVRLKNEALKGVGAERMVGLKMADVYKGLSVIVLPSDGPSGVNPLDVNNAMKLFDVRK
- a CDS encoding prohibitin family protein, with product MRVFLAVCIIGLFSMQGCISYSTDETEVGVRTIKFAIFGKKGVEDKAYPPGSTYFFMPFINDWYTFDTKLQNLEMTYDEYRGDRRGQDDLLFKTIDGNDISLDVIIAYRINPDKAPYILQYVARNNEMLKSKIIRTIARSKPRDIFGELKTEEFYIAARREDKAMKAKEILQQILEPMGIIIEKVLTKNYRFNPAYQKAIEDKKVADQLVEKNKSAQHATMEEYKRKLEEAKGEVNKMVADIDGESRQATIEVDAYYEKQRLTAEAIKAEGIAEAKGIQEMNTAMESAGGAALVKLRIAEALQDKNIILLPVSEGGMNLKTLDINQLLHTMGVKAIAD